Proteins encoded by one window of Patescibacteria group bacterium:
- a CDS encoding class I SAM-dependent methyltransferase: MFNLAFLKNKKKTSLDFSFDRSLYSKELVHCLKQRILETEEARYLLSTFPPDIQVKFKECLFEPDNPLTKDILDFMLKNSETAKIIKRFPGSAEAFEYLYLAYEQDKVPPVDQYYLKSKAGTQIHRRLIALRDNIPLWLEKIYKGERLLIDNVASGPGRDMVEVLKKYPEWKKKVQIRNIDIDPAAVNIGKKLVKENGMEECFSFECKKYSQADLRQADLIILVGVLCPLPMDVSKRVMKSMRLFSKPGGLVICSTAQKELIYDDPLTDFLMKVTGWYMDYKTNQDVLDILEATGWKPIGEFYDEPLHHHKMTVARLE, encoded by the coding sequence ATGTTTAATTTAGCGTTTTTGAAAAATAAGAAGAAAACTTCTCTTGATTTTAGTTTTGACCGTTCGCTGTATTCTAAGGAGCTGGTTCATTGCTTAAAGCAAAGGATTTTGGAAACTGAAGAAGCAAGATATTTACTAAGCACTTTCCCGCCCGATATCCAAGTTAAATTTAAGGAATGTTTATTTGAACCAGACAACCCTTTAACCAAGGATATTCTTGATTTTATGCTCAAAAATTCCGAAACAGCAAAAATTATTAAGAGATTTCCCGGTTCGGCCGAAGCCTTTGAATATTTATATCTGGCTTACGAACAAGACAAAGTACCGCCGGTTGACCAATATTATTTAAAGAGCAAGGCTGGAACCCAGATTCACCGCCGGCTGATTGCTTTAAGGGATAATATTCCGTTATGGCTGGAGAAAATTTATAAGGGAGAGAGACTGTTAATCGACAATGTCGCTTCCGGGCCAGGGAGGGATATGGTTGAAGTATTAAAAAAATATCCTGAATGGAAGAAGAAGGTGCAGATAAGGAATATTGATATTGATCCGGCCGCAGTCAACATAGGAAAAAAATTAGTGAAAGAAAACGGCATGGAGGAGTGTTTTAGCTTTGAATGCAAAAAATATTCCCAAGCCGATCTGCGACAGGCTGACTTAATAATTCTGGTCGGGGTGCTGTGCCCGCTACCGATGGACGTTAGCAAAAGAGTGATGAAAAGCATGAGGCTGTTCTCAAAACCCGGTGGGCTCGTTATCTGCAGTACCGCCCAGAAAGAACTCATATATGATGATCCCCTGACTGATTTTTTGATGAAAGTTACCGGCTGGTATATGGATTACAAAACAAACCAGGATGTATTGGATATTCTTGAAGCTACCGGCTGGAAACCGATCGGCGAATTTTATGATGAACCTTTGCATCACCACAAAATGACCGTAGCCCGGCTCGAATAA
- a CDS encoding CAP domain-containing protein has translation MRKKGKKINFIQVRNLRQPEKIKAPKKDEGVGTEEESALKDSDADGLPDALEILLGTDPLNKDSDNDGLGDYEELYVYGTDPNNPDTDGDGITDGDEVRMGLNPTGSGRLKDFFIPHEGNNYLPHALRPKRLYFYTAGSIAIKFLVVGIFLVMPMTAWLTPDVMAEQSRKIIELTNKIRDGLQRPRLAEDAKLNQAAYSKAQDMLLGQYFSHVGPDNKKLSDWLKKAGYDFSVAGENLAMGFSTPEEVVNAWVASKTHYANIIDPDFTEIGVGAVSGLYEKTETTLVAQYFGAKKEEIKESAEAAPLPPAALPEVKPKAQVAAESIKAKPEKTAPAGEIVKLEPLAEPVILAPAQNFQNKKEVAFEIFSPKSERVRLIDDGKEIYSAAKPAADDYFKITLNLDEGQHSLQAIASRGEETSASDVKSLMIDTSAPAIDQGRTQLIVDAPEGKNERIILAGAYLSPDTAEAKVNFGSYQIDLKKDDSDPNKWSGSLIIFKEGAEEIFSPVVLASLTAADYAGNAATADVNWKNITPVKSSLFDQYSFLKTYQPAGIRQILNISSIYYILLIIIASIVLLVNILVNIKKQHPHVILKTLGLIALLAALIVI, from the coding sequence ATGCGAAAAAAAGGAAAAAAAATCAACTTTATCCAGGTAAGGAATCTGCGCCAGCCGGAAAAAATCAAGGCCCCGAAAAAAGATGAGGGCGTCGGTACGGAAGAAGAATCTGCCTTAAAAGATTCGGACGCCGACGGATTGCCGGATGCTTTGGAGATTCTGCTGGGGACTGACCCTCTAAATAAGGATTCGGATAATGACGGGTTGGGCGATTATGAAGAACTGTATGTGTATGGGACTGATCCCAATAACCCCGACACGGACGGCGACGGAATAACGGACGGCGACGAAGTGAGGATGGGATTGAATCCGACGGGTTCAGGCCGGTTAAAAGACTTTTTTATACCCCACGAGGGTAATAATTATCTTCCGCACGCTCTGCGTCCGAAGCGGCTTTATTTTTATACGGCCGGGTCAATCGCGATTAAGTTTTTAGTGGTCGGGATATTTTTAGTTATGCCTATGACTGCCTGGCTAACTCCGGACGTAATGGCCGAACAAAGCAGAAAAATTATCGAATTGACTAATAAAATAAGGGATGGACTCCAGCGTCCGCGCCTTGCCGAGGACGCGAAGCTTAATCAGGCGGCTTACAGCAAAGCCCAGGATATGCTTTTAGGCCAGTATTTTTCCCATGTCGGGCCGGACAACAAAAAACTTTCCGATTGGCTGAAAAAAGCCGGATATGATTTCTCCGTAGCCGGTGAAAATTTAGCTATGGGGTTTTCCACCCCCGAAGAAGTGGTTAACGCCTGGGTGGCTTCAAAGACGCATTATGCCAATATTATTGACCCGGATTTTACCGAAATTGGAGTGGGCGCGGTGAGCGGCTTGTATGAAAAGACTGAAACGACTTTAGTCGCCCAATATTTCGGCGCCAAAAAAGAAGAAATAAAAGAAAGCGCTGAAGCCGCTCCTTTGCCGCCAGCCGCTCTGCCGGAAGTAAAGCCAAAAGCCCAGGTGGCGGCAGAAAGCATAAAAGCCAAACCCGAAAAAACCGCACCCGCCGGGGAAATAGTTAAATTAGAGCCCTTGGCCGAACCCGTTATATTGGCGCCCGCGCAAAATTTTCAAAATAAAAAGGAGGTTGCCTTCGAGATTTTTTCTCCCAAATCCGAAAGAGTCCGGCTGATAGATGACGGAAAAGAAATTTACTCGGCGGCTAAACCCGCGGCAGATGATTATTTTAAAATTACGCTAAATTTGGACGAAGGACAGCACAGTCTGCAGGCCATAGCCTCGCGGGGAGAGGAAACTTCCGCTTCGGACGTGAAAAGCTTAATGATCGATACTTCCGCGCCGGCCATTGACCAGGGGCGAACCCAGCTGATTGTCGACGCGCCGGAAGGAAAAAATGAAAGGATTATTCTTGCCGGCGCATATTTAAGCCCGGATACGGCGGAGGCAAAAGTTAACTTTGGGAGCTACCAGATCGATTTGAAAAAAGACGATTCTGACCCGAATAAGTGGTCAGGAAGCCTGATAATATTTAAAGAAGGGGCGGAAGAAATTTTCAGTCCGGTCGTTTTGGCCAGCTTAACGGCAGCCGATTATGCCGGCAACGCGGCCACCGCTGATGTCAACTGGAAAAATATCACCCCGGTAAAAAGTTCGCTGTTTGACCAATATTCGTTTCTAAAAACCTATCAGCCGGCGGGGATAAGGCAAATTTTGAATATCAGTTCTATTTATTATATACTCCTTATTATTATCGCTTCAATAGTTTTACTCGTCAACATTCTGGTCAATATAAAAAAACAGCACCCGCATGTAATTTTAAAGACTCTAGGGCTAATCGCATTGTTAGCGGCTTTGATTGTCATATAA
- a CDS encoding Bro-N domain-containing protein has protein sequence MNDKNKITKIAIFQKKEIRKTIYKGEWWFSIIDIIEALTGTDRPRKYWSDLKKKLIKEGFFEVSEKIGQLKLSAPDGKMRETDCASTETIFRIIQAVPSPNAEPFKRWLARVGYERIQEIEDPEIATRRTRSFYKAKGYSEAWIEKRMRGIEIRETLTNEWKKRGLKENPEYAILTAEISKATFGMTPGQYQKFKGLKRENLRDHMNDLELIFTMLGEASTTEIAKNKNAQGFYSNKLTAIEGGSVAGKARKDLEQKSGKKVSTKDNYLQTPENKNRLK, from the coding sequence ATGAACGATAAAAATAAAATAACTAAAATTGCGATCTTCCAGAAGAAGGAAATTCGCAAAACCATTTACAAGGGTGAATGGTGGTTTTCGATAATTGATATTATCGAGGCATTAACCGGAACTGACAGACCAAGAAAATATTGGAGCGATTTGAAGAAAAAACTGATAAAAGAAGGATTTTTTGAAGTGTCCGAAAAAATCGGACAGTTGAAATTATCCGCTCCAGACGGAAAAATGAGAGAAACAGACTGTGCCAGCACGGAAACAATATTTCGTATTATTCAAGCCGTTCCATCGCCTAATGCCGAACCATTTAAACGTTGGTTGGCCAGGGTTGGTTATGAGCGAATTCAGGAAATTGAAGATCCTGAAATAGCGACAAGAAGAACAAGATCGTTTTATAAAGCAAAAGGTTATTCTGAAGCCTGGATTGAAAAACGCATGCGCGGCATTGAAATACGTGAAACTTTGACAAACGAGTGGAAAAAGCGAGGTTTAAAGGAAAATCCGGAATACGCAATTTTAACTGCCGAAATTTCCAAAGCCACTTTCGGTATGACGCCCGGCCAATACCAAAAATTTAAAGGCTTAAAGAGAGAAAATTTGCGTGATCATATGAATGATTTGGAGTTGATTTTCACTATGCTTGGCGAAGCTTCCACTACAGAGATTGCCAAAAATAAAAATGCTCAAGGATTTTATAGTAACAAATTAACAGCAATAGAAGGCGGAAGCGTAGCCGGCAAAGCGAGAAAGGATTTAGAGCAGAAAAGTGGTAAAAAGGTTTCCACCAAAGATAACTATTTGCAAACACCTGAAAATAAAAATCGGCTGAAATAA
- a CDS encoding lysophospholipid acyltransferase family protein: MSKQFSIGKENTIRGKLLYAILRLLMPLVRLIWIKEIKGKENLPKKGPYIIAANHQSYMDIICLMSALPDVRLTFLAAERMFSAPCLKQLMIYTGQIKVDRKAPDKNEVIAAGLEALKNNKILAIFPQGTRSRNGKIEKAFTGVARFALESGVPVIPVGIKNTYEILPHYKILPAMKKIVKIEIGQAINLSRFSNNLDLKNNYRLATNVIMKGIARLAEMEYKTSPNA; the protein is encoded by the coding sequence ATGAGTAAACAATTCTCCATTGGCAAAGAAAATACGATTAGAGGCAAGCTTTTATATGCAATACTTCGGCTTCTTATGCCTTTGGTCCGGCTAATCTGGATAAAAGAAATAAAGGGAAAGGAAAATTTACCTAAAAAAGGCCCTTACATAATTGCCGCCAACCACCAAAGCTACATGGATATTATCTGCCTGATGAGCGCTTTGCCGGATGTTAGACTGACTTTTTTAGCGGCCGAAAGAATGTTTAGCGCTCCATGCCTGAAGCAATTAATGATTTACACCGGCCAGATAAAAGTTGACCGCAAGGCTCCGGATAAAAACGAAGTGATTGCCGCCGGCCTGGAAGCTCTTAAAAACAATAAAATCCTGGCAATTTTCCCTCAAGGCACCCGAAGCCGGAACGGAAAGATCGAAAAAGCCTTTACCGGAGTAGCTCGCTTTGCGCTGGAGTCCGGAGTGCCGGTCATACCAGTCGGAATAAAAAATACATACGAAATATTACCGCATTATAAAATATTGCCCGCTATGAAGAAGATTGTTAAAATCGAAATTGGACAAGCCATAAATTTGAGCCGCTTTTCAAATAATTTGGACTTAAAGAATAATTATCGGCTGGCAACTAATGTAATTATGAAGGGGATTGCCCGGTTGGCGGAAATGGAATACAAGACCAGCCCGAACGCCTAA
- the raiA gene encoding ribosome-associated translation inhibitor RaiA, translating into MQIQIKATKIKLTPEIKEYIQKKMDMLEKYMGSFRPTNCNVEVGLAVGGQSSGKIYRTEVNLSLPGELLRVEKTEKDIYKAIDKVKDHLRIAIQKYKDKKTVSRRKK; encoded by the coding sequence ATGCAAATACAAATTAAAGCGACGAAAATCAAACTGACTCCGGAAATTAAAGAGTACATCCAAAAAAAGATGGATATGCTGGAAAAATACATGGGAAGCTTTCGGCCGACCAATTGCAATGTCGAAGTAGGGCTCGCTGTCGGCGGGCAGTCTTCGGGAAAAATTTACCGGACTGAAGTTAATTTGAGCCTGCCGGGAGAACTTTTAAGGGTAGAGAAAACCGAAAAGGATATTTACAAGGCGATTGACAAGGTAAAAGACCATCTGCGAATTGCCATACAAAAATATAAGGATAAGAAAACAGTTAGCCGGAGGAAGAAATAA
- a CDS encoding ATP-binding protein yields MLDLNFFIVSHFVIAVVAVLLGFSVLRKDIKNPVNRSFGFLSLGVVIWSFSYGVWLLCKSQEAALFWSRTLNMGATLIPVFYINWILNVLGKKRKKTLIFYYLITSVFLLFSYSKHYISGTKEIFYFIFFPQAGWLYITFLVVGWLSLILYGIILLLKELRHATGVYREQIKYVLFGSILGFLGGSTNFPLMMGKDWFPPLGSPLVVAYSVVFGYSIIVHHLMDIRLVLRKWTVFILTLFSALGIAFGVRFVFNKFFVGHELFSEFTILAVVIFLLPNIKDYFQNVSNRYFFTSLYDSNALITGLGDKLKSTLDPNKIYNIIFSTINDAFHVKSMLTLVKDRDNDFIVEDNFNSKIDCKKLFFATRSLYRQNGKDLVPVIVEELKRENSPKKIKSIQLLESYKIAALSPLGVEGQVTGLIALGEKESGDMYNDEDINVLNIVGTQATIAIENALLYKEIGEMNKNLQKKVEEKTGELRKQNEYLEKLLIMRSEFLDIASHQLRTPVSVIKGMISMILEGGLAKEKVDEFLKAVLFKSNKLAEIINDILRASEMDTENVLLKFSKVDLNVLLTKLIEDKQIQIKNSGIKLSLNLPAKPLPILNADDRYLEQAIGNLVNNSIQYTPKGGKIDVDAKVNGKNVEIRVIDTGIGIPKEDMPKLFSKFSRAKNAIAMYTDGTGLGLFIVKKIVEGHIGGKICIEKTEEGKGSTFLITLAGS; encoded by the coding sequence ATGCTGGATCTAAACTTTTTCATTGTAAGCCATTTTGTAATTGCCGTTGTCGCGGTACTTTTAGGGTTTTCGGTTCTGCGTAAAGATATAAAAAATCCAGTCAATCGGTCTTTTGGATTCCTGTCGCTTGGAGTAGTAATATGGAGTTTTTCATACGGAGTCTGGCTTTTATGCAAGAGCCAGGAGGCCGCCCTTTTTTGGTCAAGAACCTTAAACATGGGAGCAACGCTAATCCCGGTTTTTTATATAAACTGGATTTTAAACGTTCTTGGAAAGAAAAGAAAGAAAACTTTGATTTTTTATTATCTTATTACTTCGGTATTCCTGCTATTTAGTTATAGTAAGCACTATATAAGCGGGACTAAGGAAATATTTTATTTTATTTTCTTCCCCCAAGCCGGCTGGCTCTACATAACTTTTCTTGTAGTCGGGTGGCTAAGTCTGATATTGTACGGAATAATTTTATTGCTAAAGGAATTGCGCCACGCGACTGGCGTTTATCGCGAACAAATTAAGTACGTTTTGTTCGGTTCCATACTTGGTTTCTTGGGAGGTTCGACGAATTTTCCGCTGATGATGGGTAAGGACTGGTTTCCTCCTCTGGGAAGTCCATTAGTCGTCGCTTACTCCGTTGTCTTCGGCTATTCAATTATCGTCCACCATCTCATGGATATTAGGTTAGTGCTCCGTAAATGGACGGTATTTATATTGACCTTATTCTCCGCTTTAGGCATAGCTTTTGGCGTTAGATTCGTTTTTAATAAATTTTTTGTCGGGCACGAATTATTCTCTGAATTCACTATACTTGCCGTTGTTATATTCTTACTTCCCAATATAAAAGATTATTTTCAAAACGTTTCTAACCGATACTTTTTTACATCACTTTATGACAGCAACGCGCTGATTACCGGGTTAGGCGACAAGCTAAAATCAACTTTGGATCCGAACAAGATTTATAATATAATTTTTAGCACAATAAACGACGCTTTTCATGTAAAATCGATGCTAACATTGGTGAAAGACAGGGATAACGATTTCATTGTCGAGGACAATTTTAACAGTAAAATTGACTGTAAAAAATTATTTTTTGCCACCAGAAGCCTCTATCGCCAGAACGGAAAAGATTTAGTTCCGGTTATTGTTGAGGAATTAAAAAGGGAAAATTCGCCTAAAAAAATAAAATCAATACAGCTTTTGGAAAGCTACAAAATTGCCGCATTATCTCCCTTGGGCGTTGAGGGCCAAGTTACCGGGCTCATTGCCTTAGGGGAAAAGGAATCGGGCGACATGTATAATGATGAGGATATCAACGTACTGAATATAGTCGGTACGCAGGCTACAATTGCCATCGAAAACGCGTTGTTGTATAAAGAAATCGGTGAAATGAATAAGAACCTGCAGAAGAAAGTTGAGGAAAAGACGGGTGAATTAAGGAAGCAGAACGAATATCTGGAAAAACTCTTAATCATGCGGTCGGAATTTTTAGACATTGCCTCGCACCAGCTCCGAACCCCGGTGTCGGTAATTAAGGGGATGATTTCGATGATTTTAGAAGGCGGACTGGCGAAAGAAAAAGTGGACGAATTTTTAAAAGCCGTGCTATTCAAATCCAACAAGCTGGCGGAAATAATTAATGATATATTGCGCGCCTCGGAAATGGATACCGAAAACGTGCTTTTGAAGTTTTCCAAAGTCGACCTAAACGTCCTTTTGACAAAATTAATCGAAGACAAGCAAATCCAGATAAAAAATTCCGGCATCAAGCTGTCTCTAAACCTGCCGGCTAAGCCTTTACCTATTCTTAATGCGGATGATCGATACTTGGAACAGGCCATCGGCAATTTAGTTAACAATTCGATCCAATATACGCCCAAGGGCGGAAAAATCGACGTAGATGCCAAGGTAAACGGCAAAAATGTCGAGATTAGGGTGATTGATACCGGAATTGGCATCCCTAAAGAGGATATGCCGAAATTGTTTTCCAAATTTTCCCGGGCTAAAAACGCAATCGCCATGTATACCGACGGCACCGGCCTCGGCCTCTTTATCGTCAAAAAAATAGTTGAAGGCCACATAGGCGGAAAAATCTGCATCGAGAAAACCGAAGAAGGGAAGGGATCTACCTTTTTAATTACTTTGGCCGGGAGCTAA
- a CDS encoding alpha/beta fold hydrolase, translating to MANIEGKSKVQASEKGAILFFHGLGGKLEGADFLFKYLENKGYAIYSPVLKGHEDDFKDINSYYPEHWFMQAEDELNKILRNHNNVYLVGASFGGNICLSLAAKHPDKVKGVVTLETPVFFNFKLWVSLRVAQPILELLGIEKVSKSGAFYRSGYQSDGHSYEYVPVKTAGKIFEYINSRTKNEVMKIVSPIFILQAEKSDLIKKKSANYIFDNVKSQIKRVEYLPLDNHDLDLFDEKEKILTMEKVYEFLSKI from the coding sequence ATGGCTAATATTGAAGGAAAAAGTAAAGTACAAGCCAGTGAAAAGGGGGCTATTCTTTTTTTTCACGGCCTGGGCGGCAAGCTGGAAGGGGCTGATTTTTTGTTTAAATATTTAGAAAACAAAGGATACGCCATCTACTCTCCGGTGCTAAAAGGGCATGAAGACGATTTTAAGGATATAAACAGTTATTATCCTGAACATTGGTTTATGCAGGCCGAGGACGAATTGAATAAGATTTTGCGGAATCACAATAATGTTTATCTGGTGGGAGCGTCTTTTGGCGGAAATATCTGCCTTAGCCTGGCCGCCAAGCATCCGGACAAGGTTAAAGGCGTGGTAACTTTAGAAACTCCGGTCTTTTTTAATTTTAAGCTCTGGGTGTCTTTAAGAGTCGCCCAGCCGATTTTAGAACTTCTTGGCATAGAAAAAGTTAGTAAGAGCGGAGCTTTTTACCGGAGCGGTTATCAGTCTGACGGACATAGCTATGAGTATGTTCCGGTGAAGACGGCCGGAAAGATTTTCGAATATATCAATTCGCGCACCAAAAACGAAGTGATGAAAATCGTATCGCCGATTTTTATCCTACAGGCGGAAAAAAGCGATTTAATAAAAAAGAAAAGCGCTAATTATATCTTTGATAACGTAAAATCCCAAATAAAAAGGGTTGAATATTTGCCTCTGGACAACCATGACCTTGACCTGTTTGACGAGAAGGAGAAAATCCTTACTATGGAAAAGGTTTACGAATTTTTGAGTAAAATATAA
- a CDS encoding O-antigen ligase family protein, producing the protein MPAKYYKNILIGGVCLAFISLILVFENLLFPYITSKQIYFNILLEILGVIWIFFILQYPEARPKKSLVTYGIGAFFLALLISTIFSVDFNLSFWGDIERMLGWFHLAHFLLFYLIIITVFRRWKDWKLLFIAFTLISVIVSIVGIGQRYGIFNSPWGTDRVISTIGNAAYVGAFAIFSLYFIAILMLKEKNRLINALYAAAGLLAFIALIFSGTRGAYLGFGIGVIIFLLLYVFLGENKKAKKISGALIFLAIVSVVLIFAYKDAGLVKNSAFLRRITTSKLTDATLQTRLISWKTAAKDFPSHPILGTGYGNFAITFDKYFDPNFYNYTSSETYFDRAHNNLVDIASTAGGLGALTYLAVFAICFYLLIRGYRAGRLDLTQFGLLTTLIIAYFLQNLFVFDALATYIPLMILLAYIHWLAGGAPGEDREEEEDEWEEIIDLERQIKANGLAIGTVAGIVMLIVVYQYNIKPIEMLSATIDGQMEFSVNRDIIKATEAYKKALSYNTPLDRDSRNTFVVSLTKNSPLLFSLAPDKGEEIIKYGVELAEKNAKLNPADSMYELVLGQMYYLASAYFSNSDKFYYYSKLAEEAIDKAIASSPGRVPVYFERAQVFLSRGEIDKAIEVLQYAQKLNPKYAETYCHLSRIYYFKKDEAKAYELSGQCLDLGGVSSITSADYVKVLFAYYQPKNEWERMKNLMGRLAEMEPNNPQHWVDLAKIQLQLGDKESAKASAAKVGEIDPSLKSAALQFIKQIEAK; encoded by the coding sequence ATGCCGGCCAAATACTATAAAAACATCCTTATCGGCGGAGTCTGCCTGGCGTTCATATCGCTGATTTTAGTTTTTGAAAATCTCCTTTTTCCCTATATAACCTCCAAGCAGATTTACTTTAATATCCTTTTGGAAATATTGGGCGTAATTTGGATTTTCTTTATTCTGCAATACCCCGAAGCCCGGCCGAAAAAAAGCCTGGTTACTTACGGGATTGGCGCGTTTTTTTTGGCGCTCCTTATTTCGACAATTTTCAGCGTTGATTTTAATCTAAGCTTTTGGGGGGATATTGAAAGGATGCTCGGGTGGTTTCACTTAGCGCATTTCCTTTTATTTTACCTAATTATTATTACCGTGTTCCGGCGATGGAAAGACTGGAAACTGCTTTTTATCGCCTTTACCCTTATTTCGGTAATAGTGAGCATTGTCGGCATCGGCCAGCGCTACGGGATTTTTAATAGCCCCTGGGGAACCGACCGGGTAATTTCAACGATCGGCAACGCGGCTTACGTCGGCGCCTTCGCGATTTTCAGCCTTTACTTCATCGCCATATTAATGCTGAAGGAAAAAAACCGGCTGATCAACGCTTTATACGCGGCGGCCGGACTTTTAGCTTTTATCGCCTTAATTTTTTCCGGAACCCGCGGCGCTTACCTCGGCTTTGGCATAGGAGTAATAATCTTCCTTTTGCTTTACGTATTTTTAGGAGAAAACAAAAAAGCCAAAAAAATTAGCGGCGCTTTGATATTTTTAGCTATTGTTTCGGTTGTATTGATATTTGCCTATAAAGACGCGGGGCTGGTAAAAAATTCAGCCTTTTTAAGGAGAATTACAACTAGTAAATTAACGGACGCGACCCTGCAAACCCGGCTTATATCCTGGAAAACAGCGGCCAAAGATTTCCCCTCGCATCCGATTTTAGGCACCGGCTACGGAAATTTTGCCATTACGTTTGACAAATATTTTGACCCGAATTTTTATAACTATACTTCCTCGGAAACTTATTTTGACCGGGCCCATAATAATTTAGTCGATATTGCCTCAACTGCCGGGGGATTGGGGGCCTTAACTTATTTAGCCGTTTTCGCGATTTGCTTTTACCTCTTAATCCGCGGCTACCGGGCCGGGCGGCTGGACCTAACCCAATTCGGACTTTTAACCACCCTGATTATCGCCTATTTTTTGCAGAACCTTTTTGTTTTTGACGCCCTGGCGACCTACATTCCCCTGATGATCCTTTTAGCTTATATTCATTGGCTGGCCGGCGGCGCCCCGGGCGAAGACAGAGAAGAGGAGGAAGATGAATGGGAAGAAATAATTGATTTAGAAAGGCAAATTAAAGCAAACGGGCTGGCTATTGGAACCGTCGCCGGGATTGTTATGCTAATAGTTGTTTATCAGTACAATATTAAGCCGATAGAAATGCTCTCCGCAACGATTGACGGCCAGATGGAATTCAGCGTTAACCGGGATATTATAAAAGCGACCGAAGCGTACAAAAAAGCCTTAAGCTATAATACTCCCTTAGATCGCGATTCGCGGAATACCTTTGTCGTTTCCCTTACAAAAAACAGCCCCCTGCTTTTCTCGCTCGCGCCGGATAAAGGGGAAGAAATTATTAAATACGGAGTTGAGCTGGCGGAAAAAAACGCAAAATTGAATCCGGCCGACAGCATGTACGAACTGGTCTTGGGGCAGATGTATTACCTGGCCTCGGCCTATTTTTCCAATTCGGATAAATTTTATTATTATTCGAAATTAGCCGAAGAGGCGATTGACAAGGCGATCGCGTCGAGCCCGGGAAGGGTGCCGGTTTACTTTGAGCGGGCCCAGGTTTTTTTAAGCCGGGGAGAAATTGACAAGGCGATTGAAGTTTTGCAATACGCGCAAAAACTTAATCCAAAATACGCGGAAACTTACTGCCATTTATCGCGGATTTACTATTTTAAGAAAGACGAGGCCAAAGCCTACGAGCTCTCCGGGCAGTGCCTTGATTTAGGCGGCGTGTCGTCAATTACTTCGGCTGATTACGTTAAAGTGCTATTTGCATATTATCAGCCGAAAAACGAATGGGAAAGAATGAAAAATTTAATGGGCCGGCTGGCCGAGATGGAGCCGAATAATCCCCAGCATTGGGTGGATTTGGCTAAAATCCAATTACAGCTGGGCGATAAGGAGTCGGCCAAGGCATCGGCCGCCAAAGTCGGGGAAATCGACCCCAGCCTAAAATCAGCCGCCCTGCAGTTTATTAAGCAAATTGAGGCGAAGTAG
- a CDS encoding response regulator — MTDKKKILLIEDDPDQVLMYEVELTKAGYLVFTAKNKAAAFETIKEEHPDLVFLDLLLGPEKGRDILKAIKSDPEIKNTKVVILSNFNQKDLPAMVKKEGALDFMNKSEFIPREVAERAKEYLKIN, encoded by the coding sequence ATGACTGACAAAAAAAAGATTCTATTGATTGAAGACGATCCGGATCAGGTTCTTATGTATGAGGTGGAATTAACTAAGGCTGGGTATTTGGTTTTTACCGCCAAGAACAAAGCCGCCGCCTTTGAAACAATTAAAGAAGAGCATCCGGATTTGGTTTTCCTTGATCTTTTGCTCGGACCGGAAAAGGGAAGGGATATATTAAAGGCGATTAAGAGCGATCCGGAAATAAAAAACACCAAGGTGGTGATTCTGTCTAATTTTAACCAAAAAGATTTACCGGCGATGGTAAAAAAGGAAGGAGCCCTTGATTTTATGAATAAAAGCGAATTTATTCCCAGGGAGGTAGCGGAAAGGGCGAAAGAATATTTAAAAATAAATTAA